A region of the Longimicrobium sp. genome:
GCTACCTCTCGCGCGTGTCGGGGCCGCTGCTGGACCGCCTGGACCTGCACGTGGAGGTCCCGGCCGTGCGCTGGCGCGACCTGGCGGACCGGCGCCAGGGCGAGCCGAGCCAGGCGATCCGCGAGCGGGTGAGCCGCGCGCGCGAGGTGCAGCGCGCGCGCTTCGCCGGCCGCGCCGACATCCACGCCAACGCGCACATG
Encoded here:
- a CDS encoding ATP-binding protein, which gives rise to MHGCPCGYHGDGQRKCTCAPQAVQRYLSRVSGPLLDRLDLHVEVPAVRWRDLADRRQGEPSQAIRERVSRAREVQRARFAGRADIHANAHM